The Globicephala melas chromosome 13, mGloMel1.2, whole genome shotgun sequence genome includes a region encoding these proteins:
- the RNF152 gene encoding E3 ubiquitin-protein ligase RNF152: METLSQESLLECQICFNYYSPRRRPKLLDCKHTCCSVCLQQMRTSQKDVRCPWCRGITKLPPGFSVSQLPDDPDVLAVIAIPHASEHTPVFIKLPSNGCYMLPLPISKERALLPGDMGCRLLPGSQQKSVTVVTIPAEQQPLQGGAPPEAVEEEPDRRGVVKSSTWSGVCTVILVACVLVFLLGIVLHNMSCISKRFTVISCG, translated from the coding sequence ATGGAGACGCTCTCCCAAGAGTCTTTGCTGGAATGTCAGATCTGCTTCAATTACTACAGCCCCCGGCGAAGGCCCAAGTTGCTGGACTGCAAACACACGTGCTGCTCGGTGTGCCTTCAGCAGATGAGGACGAGCCAGAAGGACGTGAGGTGCCCCTGGTGCCGGGGCATCACCAAGCTGCCCCCGGGCTTCTCCGTGTCCCAGCTCCCGGACGACCCCGACGTCCTTGCCGTCATCGCCATCCCGCACGCCTCCGAGCACACCCCAGTCTTCATCAAACTTCCGAGCAATGGGTGCTACATGCTGCCCCTGCCCATCTCCAAGGAGCGAGCGCTGCTGCCCGGAGACATGGGCTGCCGTCTGCTGCCCGGGAGCCAGCAGAAGTCCGTCACCGTGGTGACCATCCCGGCAGAGCAGCAGCCTCTGCAGGGCGGGGCTCCGCCcgaggcggtggaggaggagcCAGACAGGCGGGGCGTGGTGAAAAGCTCCACCTGGTCTGGGGTGTGCACTGTGATCTTGGTGGCCTGCGTCCTGGTCTTCCTTCTCGGCatcgtgctccacaacatgtcCTGCATTTCTAAGCGCTTCACTGTGATATCCTGTGGCTGA